The genomic interval CTCGTACAGGCGCGCGACCAGCGCAGTCAGCTGTATCTGGCGGTGGACCCGGAGTCCGGAGCAACCCGGATGGTGCACGCGGACGAAGATCCAACTTGGCTGGATCTTTTCCCTGGGGTGCCCTGCTGGAGCCCTTCGGGGCAGCTCGTTCGCATCGCCGACGAAGGCGGCGCGCGGGTGCTCGCGGTCGGTGAACGGCCGCTGACCGGACCGCAGTTGCACATCCGCGCGGTGCTGGACGTCACCCGGGACGACGTACTGGTCTCGGCGTCGGCAGGCACCGAGGCCGAGTCCCCGGAGCTGGGCGAGGTGCACGTCTACCGGGTGAACGAGCTCGGAGTGGAGCGCTTGTCGCAGGAGCCCGGCGTGCACTCGGCGGTGCGCGCCGGGGGCGTGACCGTACTGGTGTCGGCGACCCTCGACCGGCCGGGCGCCCGCGCGCGGGTACTGCGCGACGGCAAGGAGACGGCGACTGTCACGTCATACGCGGAAGATCCCGGTTTGACCCCGCGCGTGACACTCACCGAGGGGGGCGCACGCAGGATCCCGTGCGCCGTGCTTATGCCGCAGGACTACGCCGGTGACAGCCCCCTTCCGGTTTTGCTGGACCCGTACGGGGGTCCGCACGGACAGCGGGTGGTCGCCGCGCACAACCCGCACCTCACCTCGCAGTGGTTCGCCGACCAGGGCTTCGCGGTGGTCGTGGCCGACGGCCGGGGCACCCCGGGCCGCTCCCCCGCCTGGGAGAAGGCCGTCCGGGACGACCTCGCGGCGGTGACGCTCCAGGACCAGGTCGACGCGCTCCAGGCGCTCGCCGAGGACTTCCCGCTGGACCTCTCCCGGGTCGCGATCCGCGGCTGGTCCTTCGGCGGCTATCTGGCGGCCCTCGCGGTGCTGCGCCGCCCGGACGTCTTCCACGCGGCGGTGGTGGGCGCCCCGGTCACCGATCTGCGGCTGTACGACACCCACTACCAGGAGCGCTACCTCGGCCACCCGGACGAGCAGCCGGCGGTCTATCGCCGCAACTCGCTGGTCGACGACGAGGGTCTGGTCGACGCGGCCGAGCCGCACCGCCCGATGATGATCATCCACGGCCTCGCGGACGACAACGTGGTGGTCGCCCACTCCCTGCGCCTGTCCTCGGCCCTGCTGGCCGCCGGCCGCCCGCACGAGGTGCTGCCGCTGTCCGGCGTGACCCACATGACCCCGCAGGAGACGGTCGCGGAGAACCTGCTGCGGCTTCAGCTGGACTTCCTGAAGCGGTCGTTGCGGGTGGCGTAGGGCGATGGCGCGGTAACAGCAGCGGGCCGGGACGACATGGCGCGTCCCGGCCCGCTTACGGCACCCGCACGGCCGTACGTCTTAGAGACTGACGCGTCCGTATATCGGAACCGGGTCAGTCAAGTTGCCTCCGTGTTACTCCGGCTCCTCGGCCGGGACGACCTGTTTCTCCTCCGCGAAGTGGCACGCCGAGTCGTGTGCCGCCGGGCCGCCCGCGAACCGGAACTCCGCGGGCACCGCCAGCGCCGGGACCTCCAGCGCGCAGCGCTCCTGCGCCTTCCAGCAGCGGGTGCGGAAGCGGCACCCGGACGGAATGTTCGTCGGGGACGGGACGTCACCCGTGAGGATGATCCGCTCGCGGTGTTCGCGGGCCTCCGGGTCGGGCACCGGCACGGCGGACAGCAGCGCCTGGGTGTAGGGATGCGTCGGATGGTCGTAGATCTCCTCGTCCCGGCCGATCTCCACGATCCGCCCGAGGTACATCACCCCGACCCGGTCCGAGATGTGCCGGACGATCGACAGGTCGTGCGCGATGAAGAGGTACGACAGCTCGAACTCGCTCTGGAGCCGGTCCAGGAGGTTGATCACCTGGGCCTGGACGGAGACGTCGAGGGCGGAGACCGGTTCGTCGGCGACGATGACCTCCGGGCGCAGGGCGAGCCCCCTCGCGATGCCGATGCGCTGGCGCTGACCGCCGGAGAACTGGTGCGGATAGCGGTTGATGTACTCGGGGTTGAGGCCCACGACGTCCAGCAGGTCCTGGACCTTCTTGCGCCGGTCGCCCTTGGGGGCCACCTCGGGGTGGATGTCGTACGGCTCCCCGATGATGTCGCCGACCGTCATCCGGGGGTTGAGGGAGGTGTACGGGTCCTGGAAGACCATCTGGATGTTGCGGCGGACCGACTTGAGCGCCTTGCCGGAGAGCTTGGTGATGTCCTCGCCCTTGTACTTGATCGCGCCTTGCGTCGGCCGCTCCAGGTTGACCAGCATCTTGGCGACGGTCGACTTGCCGCAGCCGGACTCCCCGACGATGCCGAGGGTCTCTCCCTTGTGGAGCGTGAAGTCCACGCTGTCCACGGCCTTGACGGCACCGACCTGTTTCTTGAACAGGATGCCCCGGGTCAACGGGTAGTGCTTGACCAGTCCATCCACTTCCAGGATCGGCTCAACCATTGAGGCACTCCGTCCAGAAGTGACAGGCACTGGCCCGTCCGTCGTCGACTTCGTACAGAGGTGGTACGTCCGTACGGCACACGTCCCGGGCCATCGGGCAGCGGGGGTTGAACGCGCAACCCGGCGGGATGTGCATCAGGTTGGGCGGCAGACCCTTGATCGCGTACAGCTCCTGACCCTTCTGGTCGAGACGGGGGATGGAGTCGAGAAGTCCGCGGGTGTAGGGGTGGGCGGGCGCCTTGTAGATGTCGTGCACGGGGGCCTGCTCGACGATCCGTCCGGCGTACATGACGGCGATCCGGTCGGCCACGTCCGCGACGACGCCGAGGTCGTGAGTGATGAGGATGAGGCCCATGTGGTACTCGCGCTGGAGCTCGGCGAGCAGTTCCATCACCTGGGCCTGGACGGTGACGTCGAGCGCGGTGGTCGGTTCGTCGGCGATGATCAGCGCGGGTTCCAGGGCGAGCGCCATCGCGATCATGATGCGCTGGCGCATACCGCCGGAGAACTGGTGCGGGTAGGCCTTCACGCGCTCCTTGGCGGCCGGGATGCGCACCCGGTCCATCAGCTCGACGGCCTTGGTCCGCGCGTCCTTCTTCGACATGCCCCGGTGCACGACGAACATCTCGCCGAGCTGGTCGCCGACGGAGAGCACGGGGTTGAGGGAGGACAGCGCGTCCTGGAAGATCATCGCCATCTCGGCACCGCGGACCCTGCGCCGCTCCTCCTCCTTCAGCTTCAGCAGGTCCCGCCCCTGGAAGACGATCTCGCCCCCGGTGATCCTGCCGGGCGGCATGTCGAGGATCCCCATGATCGCCTGCGCGGTCACCGACTTCCCCGACCCGGACTCCCCGAGCACCGCGAGGGTCTCCCCCGCGTCCACCTGGTAGTCGACCCCGTTGACCGCCTTGGCCACCCCGTCCCTGGTCCTGAACTCCACCTGCAGATCACGCACTTCGAGCAGCACGGAGACTCACCTCAGCTTCCGGTCGGGGCGTCGCGGGTCGGCTGGAACGGGGGCGCGAGGGACGTGGTGCGATGTTCGACGACCAAGCCCCCGCTCTCCTGGCACACGCGAACCCCCCGCGCTGACGGACCGCCAACGCAGCGCCCCCACCCCCACAGGACACCGAACCCGCCGCACCACGGCCCCTGGGCTGCAGCCCCGCTCCCGCCCCGGTCCCCTCCCCGGGACGGCACCCCAGCGCCCCGGCGCCACAGCCCGCCGAACACACCACACCACGACGCCCCGGCCCCCAGCCCCGCCCGCCTCCAACACACCCTCGCCCGCCAGGGCTCTCATGTCCGCTCACCTCAGTTTCGGGTCGAGGGCGTCGCGGACCGCGTCGCCGAGCATGATGAAGGCGAGGACCGTGAGGGCGAGGGCTCCGGCGGGCCAGAGGAGCATGTGGGGGGCGTTGCGGATGTAGGCGGAGGCCGCGGAGATGTCGATGCCCCAGCTGACCGTGGGGGGCTTGAGGCCCACGCCGAGGTAGGACAGGGTCGCCTCCAGGGAGATGTACGTGCCGAGGGCGATGGTCGCGACCACGATCACCGGGGCCACGGCGTTGGGGGCGATGTGGCGGAGCAGCAGGCGGGAGTTGGAGGCGCCCAGGGCCCTCGCCGCCTGGACGTAGTCGTTCTGTTTGGCGGTGATGACCGAGCCGCGCGCGATGCGGGAGATCTGCGGCCAGCCGAGCAGCACCATGAACCCGATCACCGGCCACACCGTGCTGCTCGTGACGACCGACAGGAGCACCAGGCCGCCGAGGACCACGGGGATCGCGAAGAAGATGTCGGTGGTGCGGGACAGGATCGAGTCCGAGAAGCCTCCGAAGAACCCCGCGAGGCCGCCTAGGACCGACCCGAGGAGCGCGACGCCCAGCGTGGCGCAGACGCCGACCGTCACCGACGTACGGGCGCCGTACACCGTGCGCGTGTAGACGTCGCAGCCCTGGCCGTCGTAGCCGAAGGGAGCGCCGGGCTGGGAGCCCTCCTGGGCCTTGGAGAGGTCGCACTTGAGCGGGTTGCCCGACGCGATCAGCGACGGCCACAGGGAGATGACGACCAGGAAGACGATCACCAGGGCGGAGATGATGAAGACAGGGTTGCGGCGCAGGTCGCGCCAGGCGTCGGACCACAGGGAGCGGGGCTTGTCCTGAGGGCCCGTACCGTCGGGGCCCTTCTCCAGGGTGGTGGCCTCGCTCACCGCGAGATCCATCGCACCGCCCGCTCCGGTCCCGGCGATGGCGCCCTCTGGTTCCTGGTATTCAGGCATAGCGGATCCTGGGGTCGAGGACGGCGTACAGGAGGTCGACGAGCAGGTTGGCCACCAGGAACACCAGGACGAGGACGGTGACGAAGCCGACCACGGTCTGGGTGTTCTGGCGCAGGATGCCCTGGTAGAGCTGGTAGCCGACGCCGTGGATGTTGAAGATGCGCTCGGTGACGATCGCCCCGCCCATCAGGGCACCGATGTCGGTGCCGATGAAGGTGACGACGGGGATGAGCGAGTTGCGGAGCAGGTGCCGCACGATGACCCGCTGTCTCGGCAGGCCCTTCGCCACCGCCGTACGGACGTAGTCGGACCGCCTGTTCTCCGCGATGGACGTGCGGGTCAGCCGGGTCACGTACGCCAGGGACACGGACGCGAGGACCAGGCCCGGCACGATCAGCTCGCCGAAGGTGGCGTCCGTGGACACCGAGGGTTTGATCCAGCCCCACTCGACGCCGAGGAGCAGCTGGAGCAGCAGGCCGGTGACGAAGGTGGGGACGGAGATCACGACGAGGGTGAGCAGGAGGACCGAGGTGTCGACGGGCCGGCCGCGCTTGAGTCCGGTGATCACGCCCAGCGTGATGCCGACGACGATCTCGATGACGATGGCGACGATCGTGAGCCTGATGGTCACGGGGAACGCCGTCGCCATCAGCTCGGTGACCTTCTGGCCGTTGAAGGCGGTGCCGAAGTCGCCGGTGAAGACGTTGCCCATGTAGGTCAGGTATTGCTGCCAGACGGGCTTGTCGAGGCCGAACTCCTTCTTGAGCTGGGCGGCCGTCGCCGCGTCGCACTGCTTGTCGCCGCACAGGCCCGCGATGGGATCGCCCATCACGTTCACCATGAGGAAGATCAGCAGGGTCGACCCGATGAACACCGGGATCATCTGGAGCAGACGCCGGACG from Streptomyces sp. CC0208 carries:
- a CDS encoding ABC transporter permease, with translation MGRYVVRRLLQMIPVFIGSTLLIFLMVNVMGDPIAGLCGDKQCDAATAAQLKKEFGLDKPVWQQYLTYMGNVFTGDFGTAFNGQKVTELMATAFPVTIRLTIVAIVIEIVVGITLGVITGLKRGRPVDTSVLLLTLVVISVPTFVTGLLLQLLLGVEWGWIKPSVSTDATFGELIVPGLVLASVSLAYVTRLTRTSIAENRRSDYVRTAVAKGLPRQRVIVRHLLRNSLIPVVTFIGTDIGALMGGAIVTERIFNIHGVGYQLYQGILRQNTQTVVGFVTVLVLVFLVANLLVDLLYAVLDPRIRYA
- a CDS encoding dipeptide ABC transporter ATP-binding protein — its product is MVEPILEVDGLVKHYPLTRGILFKKQVGAVKAVDSVDFTLHKGETLGIVGESGCGKSTVAKMLVNLERPTQGAIKYKGEDITKLSGKALKSVRRNIQMVFQDPYTSLNPRMTVGDIIGEPYDIHPEVAPKGDRRKKVQDLLDVVGLNPEYINRYPHQFSGGQRQRIGIARGLALRPEVIVADEPVSALDVSVQAQVINLLDRLQSEFELSYLFIAHDLSIVRHISDRVGVMYLGRIVEIGRDEEIYDHPTHPYTQALLSAVPVPDPEAREHRERIILTGDVPSPTNIPSGCRFRTRCWKAQERCALEVPALAVPAEFRFAGGPAAHDSACHFAEEKQVVPAEEPE
- a CDS encoding ABC transporter permease, with the translated sequence MPEYQEPEGAIAGTGAGGAMDLAVSEATTLEKGPDGTGPQDKPRSLWSDAWRDLRRNPVFIISALVIVFLVVISLWPSLIASGNPLKCDLSKAQEGSQPGAPFGYDGQGCDVYTRTVYGARTSVTVGVCATLGVALLGSVLGGLAGFFGGFSDSILSRTTDIFFAIPVVLGGLVLLSVVTSSTVWPVIGFMVLLGWPQISRIARGSVITAKQNDYVQAARALGASNSRLLLRHIAPNAVAPVIVVATIALGTYISLEATLSYLGVGLKPPTVSWGIDISAASAYIRNAPHMLLWPAGALALTVLAFIMLGDAVRDALDPKLR
- a CDS encoding ABC transporter ATP-binding protein is translated as MLLEVRDLQVEFRTRDGVAKAVNGVDYQVDAGETLAVLGESGSGKSVTAQAIMGILDMPPGRITGGEIVFQGRDLLKLKEEERRRVRGAEMAMIFQDALSSLNPVLSVGDQLGEMFVVHRGMSKKDARTKAVELMDRVRIPAAKERVKAYPHQFSGGMRQRIMIAMALALEPALIIADEPTTALDVTVQAQVMELLAELQREYHMGLILITHDLGVVADVADRIAVMYAGRIVEQAPVHDIYKAPAHPYTRGLLDSIPRLDQKGQELYAIKGLPPNLMHIPPGCAFNPRCPMARDVCRTDVPPLYEVDDGRASACHFWTECLNG
- a CDS encoding prolyl oligopeptidase family serine peptidase, encoding MTTEPDSFPRRHARTQRFTVGAPRAFTVAPDGSRVVFLRSNSGTNRANSLWVLDAADGGERVAADPRALLGNTEERLSAAERARRERSREGGAGIVGYATDTAVELASFALSGRLFTAELRAGTARELPASGPVIDPRPAPDGRHIAYVARGSLRVVGAEGEDDRALATPESDQVTYGLAEFIAAEEMGRSRGFWWSPQSDRLLVARVDDTPVRRWWISDPAHPMREPHHVPYPAAGTPNADVRLFVIALDGVRTEVSWDRKRYPYLAHVHWSAAGAPLLLVQARDQRSQLYLAVDPESGATRMVHADEDPTWLDLFPGVPCWSPSGQLVRIADEGGARVLAVGERPLTGPQLHIRAVLDVTRDDVLVSASAGTEAESPELGEVHVYRVNELGVERLSQEPGVHSAVRAGGVTVLVSATLDRPGARARVLRDGKETATVTSYAEDPGLTPRVTLTEGGARRIPCAVLMPQDYAGDSPLPVLLDPYGGPHGQRVVAAHNPHLTSQWFADQGFAVVVADGRGTPGRSPAWEKAVRDDLAAVTLQDQVDALQALAEDFPLDLSRVAIRGWSFGGYLAALAVLRRPDVFHAAVVGAPVTDLRLYDTHYQERYLGHPDEQPAVYRRNSLVDDEGLVDAAEPHRPMMIIHGLADDNVVVAHSLRLSSALLAAGRPHEVLPLSGVTHMTPQETVAENLLRLQLDFLKRSLRVA